The following is a genomic window from Desulfofarcimen acetoxidans DSM 771.
TCAAGAATGACTTTGATGTATACGTTGACCCCGACCTGCAGTCTTTGGCCGGCGCAGACCAATTTTACTTCAAGTGGTACTGCTACATTGTTGACAACATGGAGCAGATCTTTGGCACCGGCATTATCATGAGTAATTAAGGGGGTGAAGCTTAAATGGCGGCTTTGGATAGTTTTCGCACCATAAATGGCTCTTATGGTGCAGTATATGAAAACGGCGAGTGGCTGACTAACTTTAATAAAATGTCGGCCAAGGTGGAAATCCAAAAGCAAGAATTAAAACTTTCAGGGGACAGATGGGTTCGCCACAAGGTAACTGGCTTAAAGGGTACAGGGACTATTTCTGGTTTTAAGGTAACCAGCCGGATGACTACTCTTAATCAGGCGGTTACTCTGGACAACCGGGCGGTAACGACCCGTACCGAGTTAATCAGCAAGACTGATGACCCTGAGGCGTTCGGATTTGAGCGAGTCCGGCTTAAAAATGTCATTTTTGACTTGTTGCAGCTTGTGGAGTGGGAGGCTGGCAATGTTTGCCCGGAAGAACTGGCTTTCACTTTTGAAGAGTGGGAACCGCTGGACCCAATTGCTAATGTATTTGAGAATAGGGGGTAAAAACTGATGGATTTTGATCAACTAACTGAAGAGCAGATTCTCCAGAGAATGCTTGATGCTGAAGATGTGCCGGAAAAAGTATACCCGCTGAATAGGCTAGGTATTCCGGTTAAACTACGGGGTTTGAAGGGACAGAAGGTATTTGCCCTGCGTGAGGAATGTACTTTCCGGTCGGAAAAGCGTGGCAGGATTCAGGAGAGACTGGATGATGAGGCGTTCCAGTGTAAATTAATTACTGTGGCTACTATATCACCTAAATGGGATCACCCGAAACTGCTGGAGAAATACCGGGCCAGCAGTGCGGAAGGTGTGCTTAAGAAGATGCTGCTGGCAGGTGAACTGGCGGCTTTGGGTGACGCGGTTCTGGATCTTTCCGGATTCGGAATTGAACTGGAAGAAGTAAAAAACTAATAAAGCGTGGAGGGTTGGCCTACCTGCTGCATTTTATGTTCCAAAGGCAGGGGCTGACCCCCGGCCAGTTCTGGCAAAAGCCCCGCGGGGAGCAAATCTTTCTTATTGAGTCCACGAAACTGGCTATCGAAGAAGAAAACCGGCGCAGAAAGGAGGGGCAGCAAGATGGCTGAGCAAGAGTATTACCGATTAAACCTGGTGGTGGAAATGCAGGACCGAATGAGGTCAGCTCTGGGTAGAACAAGGGGAACTGTAGAAAAGTTTGGGCAGAGCCTGCAGCGCACCCGCCAATCAGCCCAGTCTCTGAATCAGGCAAAAATTGAGCCGATGATGCGGGTAAGGGACAATCTGACTAGCCAGGTCCTTAAAGCTGATTCGCTGATTAAGAGGCTGAGCCTAGAGACGGCTGCCCCTGTTATTTCTGCACAGGACAAGGTATCTTCCGTAGTTAGCCGCATGAATACGGCACTCAATGCTTTAGATAAGGGTAAGTTTGAGGCAGTGGCCAGTATGAAGGGGCCTCTGATTGACGAGATTGTTAAGGCAAAGGCGTCCCTAGCCGCCC
Proteins encoded in this region:
- a CDS encoding phage tail tube protein, translated to MAALDSFRTINGSYGAVYENGEWLTNFNKMSAKVEIQKQELKLSGDRWVRHKVTGLKGTGTISGFKVTSRMTTLNQAVTLDNRAVTTRTELISKTDDPEAFGFERVRLKNVIFDLLQLVEWEAGNVCPEELAFTFEEWEPLDPIANVFENRG
- a CDS encoding phage tail assembly chaperone yields the protein MDFDQLTEEQILQRMLDAEDVPEKVYPLNRLGIPVKLRGLKGQKVFALREECTFRSEKRGRIQERLDDEAFQCKLITVATISPKWDHPKLLEKYRASSAEGVLKKMLLAGELAALGDAVLDLSGFGIELEEVKN